In Wenyingzhuangia fucanilytica, the following are encoded in one genomic region:
- a CDS encoding sigma-70 family RNA polymerase sigma factor codes for MRQLKITKQVTNRETASLDKYLQEIGKVDLITADMEVELAQRIKAGDQAALERLTKANLRFVVSVAKQYQNQGLTLPDLINEGNLGLIKAAKRFDETRGFKFISYAVWWIRQSILQALAEQSRIVRLPLNKIGSINKINKMYAFLEQENERPPSAEEIAKKLDMTVNDVKESMKNSGRHVSMDAPLIEGEDSNLYDVLNSGESPNPDRTLLHESLKVEIERALETLTPREADVVRLYFGLGEHQPMTLEEIGETFDLTRERVRQIKEKAIRRLKHTSRSKILMTYLG; via the coding sequence ATGAGACAACTTAAAATCACCAAGCAGGTTACGAATCGTGAAACGGCTTCTTTAGATAAATACTTACAAGAAATTGGAAAAGTAGACTTAATTACTGCCGACATGGAGGTAGAATTAGCACAAAGAATTAAAGCCGGAGACCAAGCTGCTTTAGAGCGTTTAACAAAAGCTAACTTACGTTTCGTAGTATCTGTTGCAAAACAATACCAAAATCAAGGATTAACCTTACCTGATTTAATTAATGAAGGAAACTTGGGATTAATTAAGGCAGCAAAACGTTTTGATGAAACTCGTGGTTTTAAATTTATCTCTTATGCTGTATGGTGGATTCGTCAATCTATTTTACAAGCATTGGCAGAACAATCTCGTATTGTACGTTTACCATTAAACAAAATTGGTTCTATTAATAAAATCAATAAAATGTACGCTTTCTTAGAGCAAGAAAACGAACGTCCACCATCTGCAGAAGAAATTGCTAAGAAATTGGACATGACTGTGAATGATGTAAAAGAGTCTATGAAAAACTCTGGTCGTCACGTATCTATGGATGCTCCATTAATTGAAGGTGAAGATTCTAACTTATACGATGTATTAAACTCTGGAGAATCTCCAAACCCAGATAGAACGTTATTACATGAATCTTTAAAAGTAGAGATAGAACGTGCTTTAGAAACTTTAACTCCTAGAGAAGCAGACGTTGTTCGTTTGTACTTTGGATTGGGTGAACACCAACCTATGACTTTAGAAGAAATTGGAGAAACTTTTGATTTAACTCGTGAACGTGTTCGTCAAATTAAAGAAAAAGCAATTCGTAGATTAAAGCATACTTCTAGAAGTAAAATTTTAATGACTTACTTAGGTTAG
- the rpe gene encoding ribulose-phosphate 3-epimerase has product MSKLVAPSVLAADFANIQRDVEMINSSDADWFHIDIMDGVFVPNISFGMPVMQAIKKHATKPLDVHLMIVNPDQYIKTFKEIGADILTVHYEACTHLHRTIQSIKAEGMQAGVALNPHTPISVLEDIIQDLDLVCIMSVNPGFGGQSFIENTYTKVQQLKNLITFKGCDTKIEIDGGVTSKNANNLIEVGADVLVAGSFVFGAEDPIQTVKELKELIN; this is encoded by the coding sequence ATGAGTAAATTAGTAGCTCCATCGGTATTAGCAGCCGATTTTGCAAACATCCAAAGAGATGTAGAAATGATTAACAGTAGTGATGCCGATTGGTTTCATATTGATATAATGGATGGTGTTTTTGTTCCAAATATTTCTTTTGGAATGCCAGTGATGCAGGCTATAAAAAAGCATGCTACCAAACCTTTAGACGTGCATTTAATGATTGTGAATCCAGATCAATACATTAAAACATTTAAAGAAATTGGTGCAGATATTTTAACTGTACATTACGAAGCGTGTACACATTTACACAGAACTATCCAATCGATTAAGGCTGAAGGAATGCAAGCTGGTGTGGCATTAAATCCGCATACTCCTATCTCTGTTTTAGAGGATATCATTCAAGATTTAGACTTAGTGTGTATTATGAGTGTAAACCCTGGTTTTGGAGGACAATCTTTTATTGAGAACACTTATACTAAAGTGCAACAATTAAAGAATTTAATTACGTTTAAAGGTTGTGATACTAAAATTGAAATTGACGGTGGTGTAACTAGTAAAAATGCAAATAACTTGATAGAAGTTGGTGCAGATGTATTGGTGGCTGGTAGTTTTGTTTTTGGAGCAGAAGACCCAATACAAACAGTTAAAGAATTAAAAGAATTGATTAACTAA
- the fsa gene encoding fructose-6-phosphate aldolase, producing the protein MKFFIDTANLSQIEEAQALGVLDGVTTNPSLMAKEGIRGEANIINHYKTICEIVDGDVSAEVISTDFDGMVKEGEALAALHPQIVVKLPMIKDGIKACRYFSAKGIKTNLTLVFSVGQALLAAKAGATYVSPFIGRLDDISTDGLHLISEIREVYDNYDFETEILAASVRHTMHIVDCAKIGADVMTGPLSAIEGLLKHPLTDSGLAKFLEDAKSL; encoded by the coding sequence ATGAAATTTTTTATAGACACCGCAAACTTAAGTCAAATTGAAGAGGCTCAAGCCTTAGGAGTTTTAGATGGTGTAACCACCAACCCATCTTTAATGGCCAAAGAAGGAATTAGAGGAGAAGCAAACATTATTAATCATTATAAAACAATTTGTGAAATTGTAGATGGTGATGTAAGCGCCGAAGTAATTTCTACCGATTTTGACGGAATGGTTAAAGAAGGAGAAGCTTTAGCTGCATTACACCCACAAATTGTGGTTAAATTACCTATGATTAAAGATGGTATTAAGGCCTGTAGATACTTTAGTGCCAAAGGAATTAAAACCAATCTTACTTTGGTGTTTTCTGTTGGACAAGCATTATTAGCAGCCAAAGCTGGAGCAACTTATGTATCTCCATTTATTGGTCGTTTGGATGATATTTCTACTGATGGTTTACACTTGATTAGTGAAATTAGAGAAGTTTATGATAACTATGATTTTGAAACTGAAATTTTAGCAGCTTCTGTAAGACACACTATGCATATTGTAGATTGTGCTAAAATTGGTGCCGATGTTATGACAGGGCCATTATCTGCCATTGAAGGTTTGTTAAAACATCCTTTAACAGACAGCGGACTAGCTAAATTTTTAGAAGACGCTAAAAGCTTGTAA
- a CDS encoding DUF2797 domain-containing protein has translation MKFHGVLTKMTTENKDQVQYYLSTDSHVLNLNQLMNKSISITFEGYECLSCGKEKKIFRQGHCYECFYEQPSVADWVMKPELSKAHLGIEDRNLAYEEKAQLQPHIVYLALSSNVKVGVTRKTQIPTRWIDQGANKAIPFVEVPNRYLAGITEVALKDHVSDKTSWQKMLKNNVADEDLIKVKHELRQFLPEETQQYYVQEDDVLELNYPVENYPLKVGSLNLDKENFYEGVLKGVKGQYLIFEDGKVFNVRSYEGYKVSLEIA, from the coding sequence ATGAAATTCCACGGTGTATTAACTAAAATGACCACAGAAAATAAGGATCAAGTTCAATATTATTTGTCTACTGATAGTCATGTATTGAATTTAAATCAATTAATGAATAAATCCATCTCCATTACTTTTGAAGGGTATGAATGTTTAAGTTGTGGAAAGGAGAAAAAGATTTTTAGACAAGGGCATTGTTATGAGTGTTTTTACGAACAACCTAGTGTTGCCGATTGGGTGATGAAACCAGAGTTGAGTAAAGCTCATTTAGGAATAGAAGACAGAAATTTGGCTTACGAAGAGAAAGCTCAGTTACAACCTCATATTGTGTATTTAGCATTATCTAGCAATGTAAAAGTTGGAGTAACTAGAAAAACTCAAATCCCAACACGTTGGATAGATCAAGGAGCAAATAAAGCCATTCCTTTTGTTGAAGTGCCAAATAGATATTTAGCTGGAATTACAGAAGTTGCTTTAAAAGATCATGTAAGTGATAAAACCAGTTGGCAAAAAATGTTAAAAAACAATGTAGCCGATGAGGATTTAATTAAAGTAAAACACGAATTAAGACAATTTTTACCCGAAGAAACACAACAGTATTATGTGCAAGAAGATGATGTTTTAGAACTGAATTATCCTGTAGAAAATTATCCTCTAAAAGTTGGAAGTCTAAATTTAGACAAAGAGAATTTTTATGAAGGAGTTTTAAAAGGTGTAAAAGGTCAATATTTAATTTTTGAAGATGGTAAAGTTTTTAATGTTAGATCTTATGAAGGATATAAAGTAAGCTTAGAAATAGCATAA
- a CDS encoding GH3 auxin-responsive promoter family protein, with product MTFPILNSIISWFLKKRKHQVELFLKYPVEVQNEQLLKLLDSAAKTSYGKKYHFKNINTYQDFQNQVPLMNYEALSPYIEEQRNTGESILWDNKIKWYAKSSGTTNAKSKFIPVSEDAIKQCHFKGGKDMLTLFYNNNEDAKLFTGKNLRLGGSSAVYENNESYFGDLSAIIIENLPLWADMSSAPKQEVALMSEWEAKMDAIIEETIDENITSLAGVPSWMLVLLERVLKHTGKDNILEVWPNLEVYFHGGVNFSPYKEQYKKLIPSDTFKYYETYNASEGFFAIQDQNDSDELLLMLDYGIFYEFIPMDEYKSTNSKAIPLSEVEINKNYALVITTNAGLWRYIIGDTIKFTSTFPHRIKITGRTKHFINAFGEELIIENAEQALKTACKETNSTIKEYTVAPVFMDIKTKGCHEWLIEFDELPNSLENFKNALDKALKQINSDYEAKRYKDMTLTSPVISIAEKNLFHNWLKSKNKLGGQHKVPRLYNDRSFIDEIKCFSQKESINSQA from the coding sequence ATGACATTCCCAATACTAAACTCAATTATTTCATGGTTTCTTAAAAAAAGAAAACATCAAGTAGAGCTTTTTTTAAAATACCCTGTAGAAGTTCAGAATGAACAATTACTTAAATTATTAGATTCCGCAGCTAAAACTAGTTATGGTAAAAAATACCATTTTAAAAATATAAACACTTATCAAGATTTTCAAAACCAAGTTCCATTAATGAATTACGAGGCGTTAAGTCCTTATATAGAGGAACAACGCAATACTGGCGAGAGTATTCTTTGGGATAATAAAATTAAATGGTACGCAAAATCAAGCGGAACCACCAATGCAAAAAGTAAGTTTATTCCTGTAAGTGAAGATGCCATTAAACAATGTCATTTTAAAGGAGGAAAAGACATGCTTACTTTATTTTATAATAATAATGAAGATGCTAAACTTTTTACTGGTAAAAACTTACGTTTAGGAGGAAGTAGCGCTGTATACGAAAACAATGAAAGTTACTTTGGAGATTTATCTGCCATTATTATAGAAAATCTTCCGTTATGGGCTGATATGAGTAGCGCTCCTAAACAAGAAGTTGCTCTAATGAGTGAATGGGAAGCAAAAATGGATGCTATTATTGAAGAAACTATTGATGAAAATATTACCAGTTTGGCTGGAGTTCCATCGTGGATGTTAGTTTTGCTAGAAAGGGTTTTAAAACACACTGGAAAAGATAATATTTTAGAAGTTTGGCCTAATTTAGAAGTCTATTTTCACGGAGGAGTAAACTTTTCACCATACAAAGAGCAGTACAAAAAATTAATTCCATCCGATACTTTTAAATACTATGAAACCTATAATGCATCCGAAGGTTTTTTTGCTATTCAAGATCAAAACGATAGTGATGAGTTGTTATTGATGTTAGATTACGGTATTTTTTATGAGTTTATCCCTATGGATGAATACAAGAGCACAAACTCTAAAGCAATTCCTTTATCAGAAGTAGAAATCAACAAAAATTATGCGCTTGTTATTACCACTAATGCTGGTTTATGGAGATACATTATTGGAGACACTATTAAATTTACTTCTACTTTTCCACACAGAATAAAAATAACAGGAAGAACCAAACATTTTATCAATGCTTTTGGCGAAGAACTAATTATTGAAAATGCTGAACAGGCTTTAAAAACAGCTTGTAAAGAAACCAATTCTACCATTAAAGAATATACTGTAGCGCCTGTTTTTATGGATATTAAGACAAAAGGATGTCATGAATGGTTAATTGAGTTTGATGAATTACCAAATTCTCTAGAAAACTTTAAAAATGCATTAGACAAGGCTTTAAAACAAATTAATTCTGATTACGAAGCAAAAAGATATAAAGACATGACTTTAACAAGTCCTGTAATTAGTATTGCAGAAAAGAATTTATTTCACAATTGGTTAAAAAGTAAAAACAAGCTAGGAGGACAACACAAAGTGCCTAGACTTTATAACGACCGAAGTTTTATAGATGAAATTAAATGTTTTTCGCAAAAAGAAAGTATTAATTCTCAAGCGTAA